The Apium graveolens cultivar Ventura chromosome 11, ASM990537v1, whole genome shotgun sequence genome has a window encoding:
- the LOC141695801 gene encoding uncharacterized protein LOC141695801: MDKSWIFKDRDTLDYEIGVEEFLIFAAENASDPKRIPFPFKTIRGHLYENGFSLGYLDWIWHTQGFASRSSINRNAPTPTSTPAPAPTSARAPIPFPGLVSEIVNVCDVAYNSSEYNNESYQFMRFVVDAEQPLYEGSECTKLESMLKLHNWKARLGISDSAFNDFLSTVGSLLPKDSVMPPNAYEAQKTLSDLGLKYIKYHSCPNNCILYRGVNVDASECPKCRLSRWKLGNDGKIRINVPAKVMWYFPIIPRFKQMFKSPSTSELMTWHSKQPIEEGKMRHPADSPSWRNIDYRWPAFGSDARNIRLALSADGINPHTNGLTNRYSCWPIVLVTYNLPPWVCMKRKFMMRTILVSGPHEPSNDVDVYLQPLIDHLKKLWEEGEPNVYDAYTKSYFTLKAILLWTINDFPAYGNLSGCVNKGYICFPVCADDTVSKYLSHRGRCVTKAIGVTWLGIIHIGSKRPLLMDNKN, translated from the exons ATGGACAAATCTTGGATTTTCAAAGATAGGGACACACTTGACTATGAAATCGGGGTTGAAGAGTTTTTGATATTTGCCGCGGAAAATGCTAGTGATCCTAAAAGAATCCCCTTCCCCT TTAAGACTATCAGGGGACATTTATATGAAAATGGTTTTAGTCTGGGGTACCttgattggatttggcatacACAAGGGTTTGCAAGTAGGTCATCAATTAATAGAAATGCTCCGACCCCTACATCTACGCCTGCCCCTGCACCTACGTCTGCCCGCGCACCGATACCTTTCCCTGGCCTTGTATCAGAAATAGTCAATGTTTGTGATGTTGCATATAATTCGAGTGAGTACAATAATGAGTCGTATCAATTTATGAGATTTGTGGTTGATGCTGAACAGCCTTTGTATGAGGGTAGTGAATGTACCAAGTTGGAGTCGATGCTAAAATTGCACAATTGGAAAGCTAGGCTCGGAATTAGTGATAGTGCCTTTAACGATTTCTTGTCTACCGTTGGCTCTCTCCTTCCTAAGGACAGTGTGATGCCACCTAATGCATATGAAGCCCAGAAAACTTTATCCGACTTGGGCCTAAAATACATAAAATATCACTCATGTCCAAACAATTGCATACTGTATCGGGGGGTAAATGTTGATGCTTCCGAGTGTCCTAAGTGTCGTTTATCTCGCTGGAAGTTAGGAAATGATGGTAAAATAAGGATTAATGTTCCTGCTAAAGTAATGTGGTATTTTCCAATTATACCGAGATTCAAACAGATGTTTAAATCTCCTTCTACATCTGAACTAATGACCTGGCACTCAAAGCAGCCAATAGAAGAAGGAAAGATGCGGCATCCAGCCGACTCTCCTTCTTGGAGAAATATCGACTATAGGTGGCCTGCCTTCGGTAGTGATGCACGAAATATTCGTTTGGCGTTGTCTGCAGATGGTATAAACCCACATACTAACGGTCTAACCAATAGATACTCTTGTTGGCCAATAGTATTAGTGACTTATAATCTTCCTCCGTGGGTATGTATGAAGAGGAAATTTATGATGCGAACAATTTTAGTTTCCGGTCCACATGAGCCTAGCAATGACGTTGATGTATATTTACAGCCTTTAATCGATCATTTAAAGAAGTTGTGGGAAGAAGGTGAACCAAATGTTTATGATGCATACACCAAGTCATATTTCACTTTAAAAGCAATTTTATTGTGGACAATAAATGACTTTCCTGCATATGGAAATCTGTCTGGATGCGTTAATAAAGGTTATATATGTTTTCCAGTATGCGCTGATGATACAGTTTCCAAGTATTTAAGCCATAGAGGAAGATGTGTTACCAAGGCCATCGGCGTTACTTGGCTAGGAATCATCCATATAGGAAGCAAAAGGCCGCTTTTAATGGACAACAAGAATTAG